The Echeneis naucrates chromosome 8, fEcheNa1.1, whole genome shotgun sequence genome has a window encoding:
- the rhot1a gene encoding mitochondrial Rho GTPase 1-A isoform X3, with translation MRKDVRILLVGEPKVGKTSLIMSLVSEEFPDEVPLRAEEITIPADVTPERVPTHIVDYSEAEQSDEQLYQEISKANVICIVYSVNNKKSIEKVTSHWIPLINDRTDKDSRVPLILVGNKSDLVEHSSMETILPIMNQYQDIETCVECSAKNLKNISELFYYAQKAVLHPTGPLYCPEEKELKPSCIKALTRIFKVSDLDNDGILNDNELNFFQRTCFNTPLAPQALEDVKNVVRRNMTDGVKDNGLTLKGFLFLHTLFIQRGRHETTWTVLRRFGYDDDLELTQEYLFPMIKIPADCTTELNHNAYLFLQSVFDKHDKDRDCALSPEEVKDLFKVFPYMPWGPDVNNTVCTNDQGWITYQGYLSQWTLTTYLDVQRSLEYLGYLGYSIIYEQESQAAAITVTRNKRIDLQKKQTQRSVFRCNVLGARGSGKSGFLQAFLGRNLQRQKRIREDHKSLYAISTTYVYGQEKYLLLNEVMPDFDFLSEADLACDVVCLVYDVNNPRSFEYCAKVYKQYLIDSKTPCVVIAAKLDLHEVRQHYSLSPHEFCRKHKLHPPQPFTCNTTETPSKDIYTRLTTMAMYPHMAQADLKNSTFWLRASVGATVFAVLGFAMYRALLKQR, from the exons ATGAGGAAGGACGTGAGGATACTACTCGTTGGGGAAC CCAAAGTGGGGAAGACATCACTGATTATGTCTCTGGTCAGTGAAGAGTTTCCTGATGAG GTTCCCCTCCGAGCTGAGGAGATCACCATCCCTGCTGACGTCACCCCAGAGAGAGTGCCCACACACATAGTGGACTACTCTg aagcAGAACAGTCAGATGAGCAGCTGTATCAAGAAATATCCAAG GCAAATGTTATCTGCATAGTTTATTCAGTCAACAACAAGAAGTCAATTGAAAAG GTGACAAGCCACTGGATTCCCCTTATCAATGACAGAACGGACAAAGACAGCAG GGTACCACTGATCCTTGTGGGGAACAAGTCAGACCTGGTGGAGCACAGCAGCATGGAGACCATTCTGCCAATCATGAATCAATATCAGGATATTGAGACCTGTGTAGAG TGCTCTGCCAAAAACCTGAAGAACATCTCTGAGCTCTTTTATTACGCCCAGAAGGCTGTTCTACACCCAACAGGACCCCTCTACTGCccagaggagaaggag CTGAAGCCTTCTTGCATTAAGGCTTTAACTAGAATCTTTAAAGTGTCAGATCTGGACAATGATGGCATCCTCAATGACAATGAACTCAACTTCTTCcag AGAACATGTTTCAATACACCACTGGCACCTCAGGCCTTAGAGGATGTAAAGAACGTCGTCAGGAGAAACATGACAGATGGAGTAAAAGACAACGGACTCACACTCAAAG GCTTCCTGTTTCTGCACACCCTCTTCATACAGCGAGGTCGACACGAAACCACCTGGACTGTGCTGAGGAGGTTTGGTTATGACGACGATCTGGAACTTACACAAGAGTATCTGTTCCCTAT gATAAAGATCCCTGCAGACTGCACCACAGAGCTTAATCACAATGCTTACCTATTCCTCCAGAGTGTGTTTGACAAGCATGACAAA GACAGAGATTGTGCGTTGTCGCCAGAAGAGGTAAAGGACTTGTTCAAAGTTTTTCCATACATGCCATGGGGTCCGGATGTCAACAACACAGTCTGCACTAACGATCAAGGATGGATCACATATCAGGGATACCTCTCGCAGTGGAC GTTAACAACATATCTGGATGTACAGCGTAGTTTAGAATATTTAGGGTACCTGGGCTACTCCATCATCTATGAACAGGAGTCCCAAGCAGCGGCCATTACAG TGACGCGTAACAAGCGTATCGATCTGCAGAAGAAACAGACGCAGCGCAGCGTCTTTCGCTGCAACGTCTTGGGGGCACGGGGCAGCGGGAAGAGCGGCTTTCTTCAAGCTTTCCTTGGAAGAAATCTGCAG CGACAGAAGAGGATCAGAGAAGACCACAAGTCCCTGTATGCCATCAGCACAACCTACGTTTATGGCCAGGAGAAGTACCTGCTA CTCAATGAGGTGATGCCAGATTTTGACTTTCTGTCAGAGGCCGACTTGGCCTGTGATGTAGTCTGCCTGGTGTACGACGTCAACAATCCACGCTCTTTTGAATACTGTGCCAAAGTGTACAAG CAATACTTAATTGACAGCAAGACGCCCTGTGTGGTGATTGCTGCCAAATTGGACCTGCACGAAGTACGGCAGCACTACAGCCTTTCACCGCACGAGTTTTGCCGCAAGCATAAGCTCCACCCACCCCAGCCATTCACGTGCAACACAACAGAGACACCCAGCAAAGACATCTACACAAGACTCACTACCATGGCCATGTATCC
- the rhot1a gene encoding mitochondrial Rho GTPase 1-A isoform X1: MRKDVRILLVGEPKVGKTSLIMSLVSEEFPDEVPLRAEEITIPADVTPERVPTHIVDYSEAEQSDEQLYQEISKANVICIVYSVNNKKSIEKVTSHWIPLINDRTDKDSRVPLILVGNKSDLVEHSSMETILPIMNQYQDIETCVECSAKNLKNISELFYYAQKAVLHPTGPLYCPEEKELKPSCIKALTRIFKVSDLDNDGILNDNELNFFQRTCFNTPLAPQALEDVKNVVRRNMTDGVKDNGLTLKGFLFLHTLFIQRGRHETTWTVLRRFGYDDDLELTQEYLFPMIKIPADCTTELNHNAYLFLQSVFDKHDKDRDCALSPEEVKDLFKVFPYMPWGPDVNNTVCTNDQGWITYQGYLSQWTLTTYLDVQRSLEYLGYLGYSIIYEQESQAAAITVTRNKRIDLQKKQTQRSVFRCNVLGARGSGKSGFLQAFLGRNLQRQKRIREDHKSLYAISTTYVYGQEKYLLLNEVMPDFDFLSEADLACDVVCLVYDVNNPRSFEYCAKVYKQYLIDSKTPCVVIAAKLDLHEVRQHYSLSPHEFCRKHKLHPPQPFTCNTTETPSKDIYTRLTTMAMYPHIRLRCMCACNRCTYCLCQNLLKLELLRNIRAQLRRVLFNRHMAQADLKNSTFWLRASVGATVFAVLGFAMYRALLKQR, from the exons ATGAGGAAGGACGTGAGGATACTACTCGTTGGGGAAC CCAAAGTGGGGAAGACATCACTGATTATGTCTCTGGTCAGTGAAGAGTTTCCTGATGAG GTTCCCCTCCGAGCTGAGGAGATCACCATCCCTGCTGACGTCACCCCAGAGAGAGTGCCCACACACATAGTGGACTACTCTg aagcAGAACAGTCAGATGAGCAGCTGTATCAAGAAATATCCAAG GCAAATGTTATCTGCATAGTTTATTCAGTCAACAACAAGAAGTCAATTGAAAAG GTGACAAGCCACTGGATTCCCCTTATCAATGACAGAACGGACAAAGACAGCAG GGTACCACTGATCCTTGTGGGGAACAAGTCAGACCTGGTGGAGCACAGCAGCATGGAGACCATTCTGCCAATCATGAATCAATATCAGGATATTGAGACCTGTGTAGAG TGCTCTGCCAAAAACCTGAAGAACATCTCTGAGCTCTTTTATTACGCCCAGAAGGCTGTTCTACACCCAACAGGACCCCTCTACTGCccagaggagaaggag CTGAAGCCTTCTTGCATTAAGGCTTTAACTAGAATCTTTAAAGTGTCAGATCTGGACAATGATGGCATCCTCAATGACAATGAACTCAACTTCTTCcag AGAACATGTTTCAATACACCACTGGCACCTCAGGCCTTAGAGGATGTAAAGAACGTCGTCAGGAGAAACATGACAGATGGAGTAAAAGACAACGGACTCACACTCAAAG GCTTCCTGTTTCTGCACACCCTCTTCATACAGCGAGGTCGACACGAAACCACCTGGACTGTGCTGAGGAGGTTTGGTTATGACGACGATCTGGAACTTACACAAGAGTATCTGTTCCCTAT gATAAAGATCCCTGCAGACTGCACCACAGAGCTTAATCACAATGCTTACCTATTCCTCCAGAGTGTGTTTGACAAGCATGACAAA GACAGAGATTGTGCGTTGTCGCCAGAAGAGGTAAAGGACTTGTTCAAAGTTTTTCCATACATGCCATGGGGTCCGGATGTCAACAACACAGTCTGCACTAACGATCAAGGATGGATCACATATCAGGGATACCTCTCGCAGTGGAC GTTAACAACATATCTGGATGTACAGCGTAGTTTAGAATATTTAGGGTACCTGGGCTACTCCATCATCTATGAACAGGAGTCCCAAGCAGCGGCCATTACAG TGACGCGTAACAAGCGTATCGATCTGCAGAAGAAACAGACGCAGCGCAGCGTCTTTCGCTGCAACGTCTTGGGGGCACGGGGCAGCGGGAAGAGCGGCTTTCTTCAAGCTTTCCTTGGAAGAAATCTGCAG CGACAGAAGAGGATCAGAGAAGACCACAAGTCCCTGTATGCCATCAGCACAACCTACGTTTATGGCCAGGAGAAGTACCTGCTA CTCAATGAGGTGATGCCAGATTTTGACTTTCTGTCAGAGGCCGACTTGGCCTGTGATGTAGTCTGCCTGGTGTACGACGTCAACAATCCACGCTCTTTTGAATACTGTGCCAAAGTGTACAAG CAATACTTAATTGACAGCAAGACGCCCTGTGTGGTGATTGCTGCCAAATTGGACCTGCACGAAGTACGGCAGCACTACAGCCTTTCACCGCACGAGTTTTGCCGCAAGCATAAGCTCCACCCACCCCAGCCATTCACGTGCAACACAACAGAGACACCCAGCAAAGACATCTACACAAGACTCACTACCATGGCCATGTATCC CCATATCCGCCTCCGCTGCATGTGTGCCTGCAACAGGTGCACCTATTGCCTGTGTCAGAACCTCCTCAAGTTGGAGCTGCTGCGCAATATTAGGGCCCAACTCCGCAGGGTCCTTTTCAACAG
- the rhot1a gene encoding mitochondrial Rho GTPase 1-A isoform X2 — MRKDVRILLVGEPKVGKTSLIMSLVSEEFPDEVPLRAEEITIPADVTPERVPTHIVDYSEAEQSDEQLYQEISKANVICIVYSVNNKKSIEKVTSHWIPLINDRTDKDSRVPLILVGNKSDLVEHSSMETILPIMNQYQDIETCVECSAKNLKNISELFYYAQKAVLHPTGPLYCPEEKELKPSCIKALTRIFKVSDLDNDGILNDNELNFFQRTCFNTPLAPQALEDVKNVVRRNMTDGVKDNGLTLKGFLFLHTLFIQRGRHETTWTVLRRFGYDDDLELTQEYLFPMIKIPADCTTELNHNAYLFLQSVFDKHDKDRDCALSPEEVKDLFKVFPYMPWGPDVNNTVCTNDQGWITYQGYLSQWTLTTYLDVQRSLEYLGYLGYSIIYEQESQAAAITVTRNKRIDLQKKQTQRSVFRCNVLGARGSGKSGFLQAFLGRNLQRQKRIREDHKSLYAISTTYVYGQEKYLLLNEVMPDFDFLSEADLACDVVCLVYDVNNPRSFEYCAKVYKQYLIDSKTPCVVIAAKLDLHEVRQHYSLSPHEFCRKHKLHPPQPFTCNTTETPSKDIYTRLTTMAMYPHIRLRCMCACNRCTYCLCQNLLKLELLRNIRAQLRRVLFNRAAVWVRV; from the exons ATGAGGAAGGACGTGAGGATACTACTCGTTGGGGAAC CCAAAGTGGGGAAGACATCACTGATTATGTCTCTGGTCAGTGAAGAGTTTCCTGATGAG GTTCCCCTCCGAGCTGAGGAGATCACCATCCCTGCTGACGTCACCCCAGAGAGAGTGCCCACACACATAGTGGACTACTCTg aagcAGAACAGTCAGATGAGCAGCTGTATCAAGAAATATCCAAG GCAAATGTTATCTGCATAGTTTATTCAGTCAACAACAAGAAGTCAATTGAAAAG GTGACAAGCCACTGGATTCCCCTTATCAATGACAGAACGGACAAAGACAGCAG GGTACCACTGATCCTTGTGGGGAACAAGTCAGACCTGGTGGAGCACAGCAGCATGGAGACCATTCTGCCAATCATGAATCAATATCAGGATATTGAGACCTGTGTAGAG TGCTCTGCCAAAAACCTGAAGAACATCTCTGAGCTCTTTTATTACGCCCAGAAGGCTGTTCTACACCCAACAGGACCCCTCTACTGCccagaggagaaggag CTGAAGCCTTCTTGCATTAAGGCTTTAACTAGAATCTTTAAAGTGTCAGATCTGGACAATGATGGCATCCTCAATGACAATGAACTCAACTTCTTCcag AGAACATGTTTCAATACACCACTGGCACCTCAGGCCTTAGAGGATGTAAAGAACGTCGTCAGGAGAAACATGACAGATGGAGTAAAAGACAACGGACTCACACTCAAAG GCTTCCTGTTTCTGCACACCCTCTTCATACAGCGAGGTCGACACGAAACCACCTGGACTGTGCTGAGGAGGTTTGGTTATGACGACGATCTGGAACTTACACAAGAGTATCTGTTCCCTAT gATAAAGATCCCTGCAGACTGCACCACAGAGCTTAATCACAATGCTTACCTATTCCTCCAGAGTGTGTTTGACAAGCATGACAAA GACAGAGATTGTGCGTTGTCGCCAGAAGAGGTAAAGGACTTGTTCAAAGTTTTTCCATACATGCCATGGGGTCCGGATGTCAACAACACAGTCTGCACTAACGATCAAGGATGGATCACATATCAGGGATACCTCTCGCAGTGGAC GTTAACAACATATCTGGATGTACAGCGTAGTTTAGAATATTTAGGGTACCTGGGCTACTCCATCATCTATGAACAGGAGTCCCAAGCAGCGGCCATTACAG TGACGCGTAACAAGCGTATCGATCTGCAGAAGAAACAGACGCAGCGCAGCGTCTTTCGCTGCAACGTCTTGGGGGCACGGGGCAGCGGGAAGAGCGGCTTTCTTCAAGCTTTCCTTGGAAGAAATCTGCAG CGACAGAAGAGGATCAGAGAAGACCACAAGTCCCTGTATGCCATCAGCACAACCTACGTTTATGGCCAGGAGAAGTACCTGCTA CTCAATGAGGTGATGCCAGATTTTGACTTTCTGTCAGAGGCCGACTTGGCCTGTGATGTAGTCTGCCTGGTGTACGACGTCAACAATCCACGCTCTTTTGAATACTGTGCCAAAGTGTACAAG CAATACTTAATTGACAGCAAGACGCCCTGTGTGGTGATTGCTGCCAAATTGGACCTGCACGAAGTACGGCAGCACTACAGCCTTTCACCGCACGAGTTTTGCCGCAAGCATAAGCTCCACCCACCCCAGCCATTCACGTGCAACACAACAGAGACACCCAGCAAAGACATCTACACAAGACTCACTACCATGGCCATGTATCC CCATATCCGCCTCCGCTGCATGTGTGCCTGCAACAGGTGCACCTATTGCCTGTGTCAGAACCTCCTCAAGTTGGAGCTGCTGCGCAATATTAGGGCCCAACTCCGCAGGGTCCTTTTCAACAG